A part of Terriglobus roseus genomic DNA contains:
- a CDS encoding metallophosphoesterase family protein, with product MMNRFQHDTVVPETQAQPSSDGIDRRNFLGCMAWAGTGLLWTMTGGVPTSRLLAQAAKAGAGAVKNEDFSFVQISDSHIGFNKGANPDVTGTLQLAINKINTVPAGMKAPDFMIHTGDITQNSKASEFDTASQVIKSAKVSEVFYVPGEHDFSLDDGALYKQHYGKGTLGSGWYSYDYKGVHFIGLNNCVQVDALGNLGAEQLAWLKADLARLGSSTPIVVFAHIPLWMVYEKWGWGTSDGAQALALLKRFGSVTVLNGHIHQVVQKVEGNVAFHTAMATAFPQPAPGSAPNPGPMAVPPGKLKSVLGVTNVKLVRGRSHLAVVDHTLAEGA from the coding sequence ATGATGAATCGCTTTCAACACGACACCGTAGTCCCGGAGACGCAGGCACAGCCTTCGAGCGACGGGATTGATCGCCGTAATTTTCTGGGATGCATGGCATGGGCAGGCACAGGTCTGCTGTGGACGATGACGGGAGGCGTTCCCACGTCAAGGCTGCTGGCGCAGGCTGCGAAAGCCGGTGCAGGTGCAGTCAAGAACGAGGATTTTTCCTTTGTTCAAATCAGCGATAGCCATATCGGGTTTAACAAAGGCGCGAACCCGGACGTAACCGGAACACTGCAGCTGGCGATCAACAAGATCAACACGGTTCCAGCGGGAATGAAGGCACCCGACTTCATGATTCATACCGGTGACATAACGCAGAACTCCAAGGCGTCAGAGTTTGATACGGCCTCGCAGGTGATTAAGAGCGCCAAGGTGTCTGAGGTGTTTTATGTACCGGGCGAGCATGACTTTTCATTGGATGACGGCGCGCTATACAAACAGCACTACGGCAAGGGAACGCTGGGCAGTGGCTGGTATAGCTATGACTACAAAGGCGTTCATTTTATTGGGTTGAACAACTGCGTTCAGGTGGACGCGTTGGGCAATCTTGGTGCAGAGCAACTTGCATGGCTGAAGGCGGATCTTGCTCGGCTCGGTTCCTCCACGCCCATCGTGGTGTTTGCACATATTCCTCTGTGGATGGTGTACGAGAAGTGGGGCTGGGGCACTTCTGACGGAGCGCAGGCACTCGCATTGCTCAAGCGTTTCGGATCGGTCACCGTTTTGAATGGCCACATCCACCAGGTAGTGCAGAAGGTGGAAGGGAACGTTGCGTTCCATACGGCGATGGCCACGGCCTTTCCGCAACCCGCTCCGGGCAGCGCGCCGAATCCCGGGCCCATGGCGGTGCCGCCGGGCAAGCTCAAAAGTGTACTTGGCGTAACCAACGTCAAGCTTGTTCGCGGGC
- a CDS encoding sigma-70 family RNA polymerase sigma factor, translating into MLAQDRSALFEELALPLLPSLYSHSFWLCRNHAEAEDIVQETISKALRAFDSFQTDTNFKAWVFRILRNTFLTSRTAIATARTVFLEDHLDQVDVTDASPTPEDVLLRLDNEAALSEALERLHPQLREVLMLCEVEGLKYKEIAMVLDVPIGTVMSRISRARRTLQEQLREQLGGSL; encoded by the coding sequence ATGCTCGCCCAAGATCGTAGTGCGCTTTTTGAAGAGCTCGCACTGCCGCTACTACCGTCTCTCTATAGCCACTCATTCTGGCTGTGCCGCAATCATGCGGAGGCAGAGGACATCGTGCAGGAGACGATCTCCAAAGCACTCCGCGCTTTCGATTCGTTTCAGACAGACACCAACTTCAAGGCGTGGGTCTTCCGCATTCTGCGCAACACCTTTCTTACTTCGCGTACGGCTATCGCAACCGCGCGCACAGTCTTTCTGGAAGATCATCTGGATCAGGTGGACGTCACCGACGCGAGCCCAACACCCGAAGATGTGCTGCTTCGCCTCGATAATGAGGCCGCATTGTCAGAAGCACTCGAACGCCTGCACCCCCAGCTCCGCGAAGTGCTCATGCTGTGTGAAGTGGAGGGGCTGAAATACAAGGAGATTGCAATGGTTCTCGATGTTCCCATTGGCACGGTCATGTCGCGCATCTCGCGTGCACGCCGAACCCTGCAGGAACAACTGCGAGAGCAATTGGGAGGTTCGCTGTGA
- a CDS encoding anti-sigma factor family protein has protein sequence MQGENHLSALEVSAFIDGELPASEAQTLEQHVTTCHACALSVVSAMRLKSSTTRLSPRFAAPTEALNRLTAQLRRETSTATKAEAETETPKKTARVIPFPTWAWSALAATLILGVSLLGWKAMNPPSTLSAELLDQHLAALSSGSEPEVISSDRHTVKPWFQGKLPFSFNIPEVFPSGTILKGGDLTFVHGQPAALLLFTVGKHQASVFLTQHPLNPNKFSSTAEQSGFTIQYATTQALYITAVSDVNPTNLAELVSALVNAQSPH, from the coding sequence ATGCAAGGGGAAAACCATCTGAGCGCTCTGGAGGTCAGTGCCTTCATCGACGGCGAGCTGCCTGCAAGCGAGGCACAGACGCTCGAACAGCACGTCACCACCTGCCATGCATGTGCATTGAGTGTGGTCTCCGCAATGCGACTGAAGTCTTCCACCACACGACTGTCTCCACGCTTCGCTGCACCGACAGAAGCTCTCAACAGGCTTACGGCACAGCTCCGCAGAGAAACATCAACGGCGACAAAAGCAGAAGCAGAAACAGAAACACCAAAGAAGACAGCGCGTGTCATTCCTTTTCCTACATGGGCGTGGAGCGCACTCGCCGCGACACTCATCCTTGGAGTGTCTCTCCTGGGATGGAAGGCAATGAACCCGCCCAGCACACTCTCTGCGGAGTTGCTCGATCAACACCTTGCGGCCTTATCAAGCGGCTCTGAACCAGAAGTTATTTCAAGTGATCGACACACGGTAAAACCCTGGTTCCAGGGCAAGCTTCCCTTCAGCTTCAACATCCCTGAGGTATTTCCATCAGGCACCATATTGAAGGGTGGCGATCTCACCTTTGTTCATGGCCAACCTGCCGCACTATTGCTCTTCACGGTGGGCAAACATCAGGCGTCCGTGTTCCTGACTCAGCATCCTTTAAATCCAAACAAGTTCTCATCCACTGCAGAGCAATCCGGATTCACGATCCAGTACGCCACAACGCAGGCGCTTTATATCACTGCTGTAAGTGACGTGAATCCGACCAACCTTGCAGAGCTTGTCTCCGCATTAGTGAATGCGCAGTCGCCTCATTAG
- a CDS encoding lactonase family protein, translated as MKTLFWFVYRFVFPFIVFALITGCGSNGSMMTSSPNPSPSPQPTRVPNLVIVANRDNNSLSTYAIAPSTGELQFRDTVASGGGGPIALAAHPSGNFIYVANLIATDDSGGGGGVTAFSVDANTGALTSIGASVAAGSGPRTVTVHPNGKFLYGTSLLSNNIFAYAINPITGALSPIGSPVATGQAPVSLSLDTTGRYAYVVNADDNTISTFAIDADTGTLTSSGSPVPTASFDPSFILVHASGKFAYVANAVSQTISTFSIDPTNGALTLMGSPAASCGTFPTALAADSQGRFLYVSNIGTGDICTFAVNATTGVLYSVGLPVHASDAPTSMGIDPSGSYLFVSKAQSNSISEFAIDSTAGALTATGTPIPTGKTPSAVIILDKQVTGAASTAVATIDPYAP; from the coding sequence ATGAAGACGTTGTTTTGGTTTGTTTACAGATTCGTATTTCCGTTCATTGTGTTCGCGCTGATTACGGGATGCGGCAGCAACGGTTCCATGATGACGTCTTCGCCAAATCCCTCCCCCAGTCCTCAACCCACGCGAGTGCCCAACCTGGTCATCGTCGCAAACCGCGATAACAACAGCCTCTCAACGTACGCCATCGCTCCTTCGACTGGCGAACTCCAGTTCCGTGACACCGTTGCAAGTGGAGGAGGCGGACCAATTGCGCTCGCCGCCCATCCATCCGGTAACTTCATCTATGTCGCGAACCTGATTGCGACAGATGACAGTGGAGGAGGCGGGGGCGTCACTGCGTTTTCCGTCGATGCAAACACAGGAGCGTTAACGTCCATTGGTGCTTCAGTCGCTGCAGGCTCCGGCCCGCGCACCGTAACCGTCCATCCCAACGGCAAATTCCTGTATGGAACCAGCCTGCTCTCAAACAATATCTTCGCCTATGCAATCAATCCCATTACCGGTGCACTTAGTCCGATCGGTTCTCCCGTAGCCACAGGTCAAGCTCCTGTATCGCTGTCACTGGACACCACCGGAAGATACGCTTACGTCGTCAATGCAGATGACAATACGATCTCAACATTCGCAATTGATGCAGACACAGGTACGCTCACCTCGTCAGGCAGTCCTGTCCCAACTGCAAGCTTCGATCCATCCTTCATTCTGGTGCATGCCTCTGGCAAGTTTGCCTATGTAGCCAATGCGGTTTCACAGACGATCTCTACCTTCTCCATCGACCCCACAAACGGAGCGCTTACATTGATGGGCAGCCCGGCTGCCAGTTGCGGCACCTTTCCAACAGCCTTAGCCGCAGATTCCCAGGGAAGGTTTCTGTATGTTTCGAATATTGGCACTGGAGACATCTGCACATTCGCAGTCAATGCGACAACTGGTGTACTTTATTCCGTTGGTCTGCCTGTCCATGCAAGCGACGCACCTACCTCCATGGGTATAGACCCATCCGGCAGTTACCTCTTCGTGAGCAAAGCGCAATCAAACAGCATTTCGGAGTTTGCAATCGATTCGACAGCTGGCGCGCTCACAGCCACAGGCACACCAATCCCCACAGGGAAAACGCCATCGGCCGTGATCATACTGGACAAGCAGGTTACAGGCGCAGCTTCTACCGCAGTTGCAACAATCGACCCGTATGCTCCGTGA
- the mqo gene encoding malate dehydrogenase (quinone): MSETALLPAETDVLLVGAGIMSATLGTLLKTLVPSLQLTVVESQDRVAVESSDAWNNAGTGHAALCELNYTPEGKDGSISIDRAIKINEQFQHSRQFWAALVERGLISDPKQFINPVPHMSFVSGAESVEFLRKRYNAMQQCSLFQGMQFSDDPAVLKQWIPLMMEQRDPSEPVAATRAEFGTDLNFGALTRMLFGSLEQQGSQVVMRHRVTELTQLPDRRWYVEVEDLATGKRSRITSRFVFLGAGGGALPLLQKSGIPEGRGYGGFPVSGQWLRCTNRDVIERHAAKVYGKPALGAPPMSVPHLDTRVIDGKKELLFGPFAGFTTKFLKFGSFLDLPLSVGTGNLVSMLGAGAHNLDLTKYLVGQVMQSQEDRVNALREFVPTARGEDWVLEIAGQRVQIIKPDAKAGGRLEFGTEVIRSADGSLAALLGASPGASTAVSIMLELITRGTSVVPEEARTPAALQEFIPSYGRSMAKEPELLARVTEHTGRLLQLR; this comes from the coding sequence ATGTCTGAGACTGCACTACTGCCCGCTGAAACTGACGTATTGCTGGTGGGCGCCGGAATTATGTCTGCCACGCTGGGCACTCTGCTCAAGACGCTGGTTCCTTCTTTGCAACTGACCGTGGTGGAATCGCAAGATCGCGTCGCCGTCGAGAGTTCTGACGCGTGGAATAACGCGGGCACGGGCCATGCGGCATTGTGCGAACTGAACTACACGCCCGAAGGCAAAGACGGCTCCATTTCGATTGATCGCGCTATCAAGATCAATGAGCAGTTTCAGCACTCACGGCAGTTCTGGGCAGCGCTGGTGGAGCGTGGGCTGATCTCAGATCCGAAGCAGTTCATCAATCCCGTGCCGCATATGAGCTTTGTCTCAGGCGCGGAGTCGGTTGAGTTTCTGCGTAAGCGTTATAACGCCATGCAGCAATGTTCGTTGTTTCAGGGCATGCAGTTCTCGGACGATCCTGCGGTGCTGAAGCAGTGGATTCCGCTAATGATGGAGCAACGGGACCCGAGTGAACCTGTGGCGGCTACACGCGCGGAGTTTGGTACCGATCTCAACTTTGGCGCATTGACACGCATGTTGTTTGGCTCGCTGGAGCAGCAGGGAAGCCAGGTAGTCATGCGGCATCGTGTGACGGAACTGACGCAGTTGCCGGATAGGCGTTGGTATGTGGAAGTAGAAGACCTTGCCACAGGCAAGCGCAGCCGCATCACGTCGCGTTTTGTGTTTCTTGGTGCGGGTGGCGGAGCGTTGCCGCTGCTGCAGAAGTCAGGTATCCCCGAGGGCCGCGGCTACGGTGGTTTCCCGGTCAGTGGGCAGTGGCTGCGTTGTACGAATCGCGATGTAATTGAGCGTCATGCGGCGAAGGTGTATGGCAAGCCCGCGTTGGGGGCGCCTCCCATGAGCGTGCCTCATCTGGACACGCGCGTGATCGATGGCAAGAAGGAACTGCTGTTTGGACCCTTCGCCGGATTCACTACGAAGTTCTTGAAGTTTGGTTCGTTTCTGGATTTGCCGCTTTCGGTTGGCACCGGCAACCTGGTTTCCATGCTGGGCGCGGGCGCGCACAATCTGGATCTGACGAAGTATCTGGTTGGCCAGGTGATGCAGTCGCAGGAAGATCGCGTGAATGCACTTCGAGAGTTTGTGCCGACGGCGCGCGGTGAAGACTGGGTGCTGGAGATTGCAGGGCAGCGCGTGCAGATCATCAAGCCAGATGCGAAAGCTGGTGGACGACTGGAGTTTGGCACTGAAGTGATCCGTAGTGCGGATGGATCGTTGGCCGCGCTGCTGGGCGCTTCACCGGGCGCTTCCACCGCGGTATCGATCATGCTTGAGCTGATTACTCGTGGGACGTCTGTTGTTCCGGAAGAGGCTCGTACACCAGCGGCCTTGCAAGAGTTCATCCCGAGCTATGGACGTTCCATGGCGAAGGAGCCTGAGCTGCTGGCGAGGGTCACGGAGCATACGGGTCGATTGTTGCAACTGCGGTAG
- a CDS encoding threonine synthase translates to MPKIAFLECSRCQHRESADVPRTVCPVCAGTFYVRYDLSEFKGTAVRDSLPQTDSMWRYSPVLPDALPVTLAEGWTPIMASRRNPNVLLKEEGANPTGTFKARGMSLCMTMMKHYGVQKVAVPSAGNAGGACAAYAAAAGIEAHVFMPQDVPLANQVECIAYGAHMTLVDGLISDCAKIVASRKEEEGWFDVSTLKEPFRVEGKKTMGYELVEQLGWEYPDAVFYPTGGGVGLIGMWKAFLEMEELGWVSGKRPKMIACQAAGCEPVTKAYREGKDASEMFQNAHTLASGLRVPKPYGDYIILDVVRESGGTVISQTDNEIFASIQDWGRNEGILLSPEGAAATAAYDRLIENGFLKKTDRVVIFNTGTGNKYTDVLNVMQRAHHAV, encoded by the coding sequence ATGCCTAAGATTGCTTTTCTGGAGTGTTCGCGTTGTCAGCATCGCGAAAGCGCCGATGTGCCGCGGACAGTCTGCCCCGTGTGTGCCGGTACGTTTTATGTGCGGTATGACCTTTCGGAGTTCAAGGGAACCGCTGTCCGCGATAGCCTGCCGCAAACCGATAGCATGTGGCGTTATTCGCCGGTACTTCCTGATGCTCTGCCGGTGACACTGGCCGAAGGATGGACGCCGATCATGGCGTCGCGCCGCAATCCGAATGTGCTTTTGAAAGAAGAAGGCGCTAACCCCACGGGCACATTCAAGGCGCGTGGTATGAGCCTTTGCATGACCATGATGAAGCACTATGGCGTGCAGAAGGTGGCCGTGCCTAGCGCAGGGAATGCAGGCGGTGCTTGTGCCGCGTATGCTGCCGCGGCTGGCATTGAGGCGCATGTATTCATGCCGCAGGATGTGCCTCTGGCCAACCAGGTGGAGTGCATTGCCTATGGCGCACACATGACGCTGGTGGATGGCCTGATCAGCGACTGCGCGAAGATTGTGGCCTCTCGCAAGGAAGAAGAGGGATGGTTTGATGTGTCCACGCTGAAGGAACCCTTTCGCGTGGAAGGCAAAAAGACCATGGGCTACGAACTGGTCGAACAGCTTGGCTGGGAGTACCCCGACGCTGTGTTCTATCCCACCGGCGGCGGCGTTGGCCTGATTGGCATGTGGAAGGCGTTCCTTGAGATGGAGGAGCTTGGCTGGGTGTCTGGTAAGCGTCCCAAAATGATTGCCTGCCAGGCTGCGGGATGCGAGCCGGTTACGAAGGCGTATCGCGAGGGCAAAGACGCCAGCGAGATGTTCCAGAACGCGCATACGCTGGCTAGCGGTCTGCGCGTGCCGAAGCCATATGGTGACTACATCATTCTGGACGTGGTGCGCGAGAGCGGCGGTACCGTGATTTCGCAGACGGATAACGAGATTTTTGCGTCGATTCAGGATTGGGGCCGCAATGAGGGCATTCTGCTGTCGCCGGAAGGCGCTGCGGCAACCGCTGCATATGACCGCCTAATCGAGAATGGATTCCTGAAGAAGACCGACCGTGTGGTGATCTTCAACACCGGCACGGGCAACAAATACACGGATGTACTGAACGTCATGCAGCGTGCGCATCACGCAGTATAA
- a CDS encoding DNA-3-methyladenine glycosylase I yields MTKQRCKWSERDPLETVYHDEEWGVPVHDGRMLWECLMLEGFQAGLSWTIILRKRENFREAFLDFDPKKVAKFGEREIEILLANPGIVRSRAKIEATIKGAQIYLDMQKKGEDFADFCWSFTKGKALRGDGTVVSETELSRTISKELKRRGFKFVGPSITYAWMQAVGIVNDHVAHCFRRKQV; encoded by the coding sequence ATGACAAAGCAGCGTTGCAAATGGAGTGAGCGGGATCCACTGGAGACGGTGTACCACGATGAAGAGTGGGGCGTGCCGGTGCATGATGGCCGCATGCTGTGGGAGTGCCTGATGCTGGAAGGATTCCAGGCAGGCCTGTCGTGGACCATTATTCTGCGCAAGCGGGAGAATTTTCGCGAGGCTTTTCTCGACTTCGATCCGAAGAAGGTGGCGAAGTTCGGCGAACGGGAGATTGAGATTCTGCTCGCGAATCCGGGTATTGTGCGTTCGCGCGCGAAGATTGAAGCCACGATCAAAGGTGCGCAGATCTACCTGGATATGCAGAAAAAGGGCGAGGATTTTGCCGATTTCTGCTGGAGTTTTACCAAGGGCAAGGCACTGCGCGGCGACGGAACGGTGGTCTCGGAGACCGAGCTTTCGCGCACGATCTCTAAGGAGCTGAAACGGCGCGGGTTCAAGTTCGTAGGACCTTCGATCACGTATGCGTGGATGCAGGCTGTGGGCATTGTGAATGACCATGTGGCGCATTGCTTCCGGCGCAAACAGGTGTAA
- a CDS encoding MFS transporter: MSPFAHTTRALRHRNYRLYLSGQCISLMGTWMTRLALSWLTYRLTHSAFLLGLVGFAGQILTFALSPFAGVWVDRMDRRKLLVMTQVAAAGQSLALAALTLAGIITINEIIALAALQGLIDAFDMPARQSFVTKMVPDKEDLSNAIALNSSTVNVARLVGPSVAAVVIARMGEGWCFAIDGVSYLAVIASLLMMRITPDAPGDHYRPSMAAQLSEGWGYVTRFIPIRNILLLFAITSLMGMSQMALLPLFAAQVLHGGPHMLGLLTTASATGALAGAIQLASRKNALGLLKRIQQGGALFGVAIIVFGLSHWPVLSVIAMAFMGLGMMTGLAGSNTIIQTLAPEEKRGRVMSFYTMAFIGMTPFGSLLAGALAHRIGAPHTLLFSGVCVLLAGAWFWSQTGAMRVEMRARYEELGILQPKKEAA; this comes from the coding sequence ATGAGCCCGTTCGCGCATACAACGCGCGCGTTGCGACACCGCAACTATCGGCTGTATCTTTCTGGCCAGTGCATCTCGCTGATGGGTACATGGATGACGCGCTTAGCGTTGTCATGGCTTACCTATCGGCTCACGCATTCTGCCTTTCTGTTGGGCTTAGTTGGATTTGCCGGGCAGATTCTTACATTCGCGCTGTCGCCGTTTGCGGGTGTGTGGGTGGACCGCATGGATCGCCGCAAACTGCTGGTGATGACGCAGGTAGCCGCAGCCGGGCAGTCGCTGGCGTTGGCTGCGCTGACGCTGGCAGGCATCATCACCATCAACGAGATCATTGCGTTGGCGGCGTTGCAGGGATTGATTGATGCATTCGATATGCCTGCTCGGCAATCGTTTGTGACAAAGATGGTGCCCGATAAGGAAGACCTGAGCAATGCAATTGCGCTGAACTCATCCACGGTAAATGTGGCCCGCCTTGTAGGGCCTTCCGTTGCTGCGGTCGTCATTGCACGCATGGGGGAGGGATGGTGTTTTGCCATCGATGGTGTGTCTTATCTTGCTGTGATTGCGTCATTGCTGATGATGCGGATTACGCCAGACGCGCCGGGGGATCACTATCGGCCTTCCATGGCAGCACAGCTAAGCGAAGGCTGGGGATATGTCACGCGCTTTATCCCGATACGCAATATCCTTCTCCTGTTCGCGATTACAAGTCTGATGGGCATGTCGCAGATGGCCCTGCTGCCGCTGTTTGCGGCGCAGGTACTGCATGGTGGGCCACACATGCTTGGCCTGCTGACCACCGCGAGTGCAACTGGTGCACTCGCGGGCGCTATTCAGCTTGCATCGCGTAAGAATGCGCTTGGTTTGTTGAAGAGGATTCAGCAGGGCGGTGCGCTGTTTGGAGTCGCGATCATCGTGTTTGGCTTGTCTCATTGGCCAGTACTCTCCGTGATTGCGATGGCGTTCATGGGCCTGGGAATGATGACGGGACTTGCAGGCAGCAATACGATCATTCAGACTCTCGCGCCAGAAGAAAAGCGTGGCCGTGTGATGAGTTTCTATACGATGGCCTTCATCGGTATGACGCCGTTTGGAAGCCTGCTCGCAGGTGCACTTGCGCACCGGATAGGCGCTCCACATACGTTGCTATTCAGTGGTGTGTGCGTGCTGCTGGCGGGCGCTTGGTTCTGGTCACAGACAGGCGCGATGCGGGTGGAGATGCGTGCGCGGTACGAGGAACTGGGCATTCTGCAGCCGAAGAAAGAGGCAGCATGA
- a CDS encoding cystathionine beta-lyase: MDWRTRLLHAKPELPENFESLASATHRGSTVVFPSMEGIRDGWRQSEIGYSYGIYGTPTAMELAARIAAMEGARHTFLAPSGMSAIALVDLAFTKAGDHILIPVQAYGPNVEAARNLLGRYGVEAELYDATIGGGIASLIRDNTTLIWCESPGSITMEVQDVPAIVAAAHARGVVVAIDNTYAAGVLFDAFAHGVDVSVQALTKYVGGHSDLLLGSVSVATEDGYERVGATRRMLGLSVSPDECSLALRGLQTLVVRLEKMERSTLEIAKWLTERSEIDVVLHPALPSCPGHEIWKRDFTGSASVFSMLFSPRYSPDQVNAFVDRLELFKIGWSWGGVNSLVMAYPTLTRIDANHHGRIVRLNIGLEEPSDLIEDLERSLSLLG, translated from the coding sequence ATGGATTGGCGTACCCGTTTGCTGCACGCGAAGCCCGAGCTTCCCGAAAACTTTGAATCACTTGCCTCTGCGACGCATCGCGGATCGACGGTTGTGTTTCCTTCGATGGAAGGTATACGCGATGGTTGGCGGCAGAGTGAGATTGGCTATTCCTACGGCATTTATGGCACGCCCACCGCGATGGAACTAGCGGCACGCATCGCTGCGATGGAGGGTGCGCGGCATACATTTCTGGCTCCCAGTGGAATGTCGGCCATTGCACTGGTCGATTTGGCTTTTACAAAGGCAGGTGATCACATCCTGATTCCCGTGCAGGCGTATGGGCCAAACGTGGAAGCGGCGAGGAATCTGCTGGGCCGCTATGGCGTGGAGGCGGAGCTTTATGACGCCACGATTGGCGGCGGCATTGCATCGTTGATCCGCGACAACACGACGTTGATCTGGTGCGAGAGCCCAGGCTCCATCACGATGGAAGTACAGGATGTGCCCGCAATTGTTGCCGCAGCGCACGCGCGTGGTGTTGTGGTGGCGATCGATAACACCTATGCCGCGGGCGTGTTGTTCGATGCGTTTGCGCATGGCGTGGACGTGAGTGTGCAGGCACTAACGAAGTATGTCGGCGGCCATAGCGATCTGTTGCTTGGTTCTGTTTCAGTGGCAACCGAAGATGGTTATGAGCGTGTGGGTGCCACGCGACGGATGCTTGGCTTAAGCGTTTCGCCTGATGAATGCTCGCTTGCGCTGCGTGGTTTGCAGACGCTCGTAGTACGGTTGGAGAAGATGGAGCGTTCCACGTTGGAGATTGCGAAGTGGCTTACGGAGCGCAGCGAGATTGATGTGGTGCTGCATCCTGCGCTGCCTTCTTGCCCGGGACATGAGATCTGGAAGCGAGACTTTACGGGATCTGCAAGTGTGTTCTCGATGCTGTTTTCGCCGCGCTATTCGCCGGATCAGGTGAATGCGTTTGTCGATCGTTTAGAGCTGTTCAAGATTGGTTGGAGCTGGGGTGGTGTGAACAGTCTTGTCATGGCATATCCCACACTGACGCGCATCGACGCGAATCATCATGGCCGTATTGTTCGTCTGAACATAGGACTTGAAGAGCCTTCCGATTTAATTGAAGATCTGGAACGCTCGCTTTCCTTGTTGGGATGA
- a CDS encoding flavin reductase family protein — translation MHIAVEPSILYIGTPIVLVSTRNADGSNNLAPMSSAWWLGWNCMLGLGAKGHTAQNLLRERECVLNLPSDAMVGHVDRLAKLTGSDPVPPHKQSMGYRHYKDKFGISGLTEQASESVNSPRVAECPLQMEAVLEQVHDFGHRPDKAPGALAFEVRIVRMHAHPSLLVPGRDNHIDPDRWRPLMMSFCRFYGLSGELSNSTLASIPEESYRPVPHMKR, via the coding sequence ATGCACATCGCCGTGGAACCATCGATTCTTTACATTGGAACGCCAATCGTCCTCGTCAGCACGCGCAATGCGGACGGTTCAAACAATCTTGCGCCCATGTCCTCCGCGTGGTGGCTGGGGTGGAACTGCATGCTAGGTTTAGGGGCAAAGGGGCACACCGCACAAAACCTACTGCGCGAGCGGGAATGCGTTCTGAACCTTCCGTCCGACGCCATGGTGGGCCATGTGGACCGGCTGGCCAAGCTGACCGGATCTGATCCCGTACCACCCCATAAACAGTCCATGGGCTACCGGCACTATAAGGACAAATTCGGTATCAGCGGCCTCACTGAGCAGGCTTCTGAAAGCGTCAACTCCCCTCGCGTGGCAGAGTGCCCTCTTCAGATGGAAGCCGTTCTGGAGCAGGTCCACGACTTCGGCCACCGTCCCGACAAAGCGCCTGGAGCGCTCGCATTCGAGGTTCGCATCGTCCGGATGCACGCACATCCGTCGCTGCTGGTTCCTGGTCGAGACAACCACATCGATCCCGATCGCTGGCGCCCGCTCATGATGAGTTTCTGCCGCTTTTATGGCCTATCCGGCGAACTTTCAAACTCTACCCTGGCCAGCATTCCGGAAGAATCGTACCGGCCAGTCCCACACATGAAACGATAG